The following proteins are co-located in the uncultured Tolumonas sp. genome:
- a CDS encoding GGDEF domain-containing protein has protein sequence MNLPLDLPTVILVYNTSLVAGALSILHIRRQSCGPRGLGYLAAAYLLLAIGSAVAWSGEHAVLPMWLWTHGSLLLGLVAYTLFWAGVRQFSGRRLISWRTVLLLPASAVLLGVVTGFPLQNFWRAGTFHAAATLALGACVFEMLRDYHQERLPSRKLLAALLALSSGIYALRLPYIIAGTAGPTGFAWSFYALVFCYFGIALAVASMSNERAEVRLELAALTDPLTGIGNRRWLEQRLPVKLPIQSAIAQLDLDRFKHINDRFGHAVGDHVLVAFANCLQEQLRSLDLLARTGGEEFVIYLPFVTQAEALTICERLREKVAVLHIDHEGETVPVTVSIGLVWVDSAGTKSETWIKKADAALYEAKLAGRNRVVLSVKQN, from the coding sequence ATGAACCTCCCTCTTGACTTACCGACTGTTATTCTGGTTTACAACACTTCTCTGGTTGCGGGCGCTCTAAGCATCCTCCATATTCGTCGCCAGTCGTGTGGACCACGCGGCTTGGGGTATCTGGCTGCTGCCTACCTGTTATTGGCGATTGGTTCAGCCGTGGCCTGGAGTGGTGAACACGCTGTTCTACCCATGTGGTTGTGGACGCATGGCAGTCTGTTGCTGGGTTTAGTCGCCTATACGCTATTTTGGGCCGGCGTACGTCAGTTTAGTGGGCGTAGACTCATCTCCTGGCGCACCGTTTTGCTGCTGCCAGCGAGTGCGGTTCTGCTGGGTGTTGTGACCGGTTTTCCCTTGCAGAACTTCTGGAGAGCGGGCACCTTTCATGCCGCAGCGACGTTGGCGTTGGGGGCTTGCGTCTTCGAGATGCTGCGCGACTATCATCAAGAGCGATTGCCGTCGCGTAAGCTGTTGGCCGCCTTGCTGGCATTGAGCTCGGGGATTTATGCCTTGCGACTGCCATATATCATTGCAGGCACAGCGGGACCGACTGGGTTTGCCTGGTCTTTCTATGCGTTGGTGTTTTGTTACTTCGGAATTGCTCTCGCAGTCGCCAGCATGTCAAATGAACGCGCTGAAGTCCGGTTGGAGCTCGCAGCGCTGACCGACCCGTTGACAGGCATTGGAAACCGACGTTGGCTGGAGCAGCGTCTGCCGGTTAAGCTGCCCATCCAGAGCGCCATCGCTCAACTGGACCTTGATCGGTTTAAACACATCAATGATCGATTTGGTCATGCCGTGGGCGACCACGTGCTGGTCGCCTTTGCCAATTGTTTGCAAGAACAGCTGCGCAGTTTGGATCTGCTGGCCAGAACCGGCGGAGAAGAGTTCGTGATCTACCTTCCGTTTGTGACGCAGGCAGAGGCTTTGACGATATGTGAACGGTTGCGTGAAAAAGTGGCCGTTTTGCACATAGATCATGAGGGCGAGACTGTTCCGGTGACCGTCAGCATCGGCCTTGTCTGGGTAGACAGCGCGGGTACAAAGTCGGAGACGTGGATCAAAAAAGCCGATGCCGCCTTGTACGAAGCCAAACTCGCGGGCCGTAACCGGGTGGTGTTATCCGTCAAACAAAACTGA
- a CDS encoding DUF4041 domain-containing protein codes for MEVIIALLILIAAIACPFFFVKYKKAKQKCVSLDEEINTAKEKITYLSTKLADADLTIQTLKKYEPIVDIENYVKTTKDACDKDVSLKLENAKQEAAAITNKAKTERESAQQQSSKIIQIATLESEQIKQSAKEEAKQLRESAREFKSKASITLAAAQSQSDSIIDTAHHNATIIINNANEEAKKIAGDAIEAKANADRYESFLKAIKNQIDGYGDEWLIPNRNLLDEIATQYEFKDAGEQLSRARDLTRSLIRTEKAAVCDYVEHHRKTTAIAFVLDAYNGKVDTILTKVKHNNYGKLLQEINDAWRLVNQHGVAFRNARITDTYHQSRVNELKWAVAVNEIILEEKEEQKQIREQLREEERARKEYEKAIKEAEKEEKKLKEMMDKVRAELGHANEQERLKLESKIADLQQKYDEAEAKNQRALSMAQQTIAGHVYVISNIGSFGEDVFKIGMTRRLEPTERVYELGDASVPFSFDIHAMIFSEDAPALENELHKRFSEAQLNLVNPRKEFFRVPLKDIKSVVTEMGMEAHWTIKAEAAQYRESLAIREGKAHLVSVA; via the coding sequence ATGGAAGTAATAATTGCTTTACTCATACTTATTGCAGCAATCGCATGCCCGTTCTTTTTTGTTAAATACAAAAAAGCAAAACAAAAATGCGTATCGTTAGATGAAGAGATTAATACTGCAAAAGAAAAGATAACATATCTAAGTACAAAACTTGCTGATGCTGATTTAACAATTCAGACTCTAAAAAAATATGAACCTATTGTTGATATAGAAAACTACGTAAAAACAACAAAAGATGCGTGTGATAAAGATGTTTCACTAAAGCTAGAAAATGCAAAACAAGAAGCGGCCGCAATAACAAATAAAGCAAAAACAGAAAGAGAATCAGCGCAGCAACAATCTTCAAAGATTATTCAAATAGCAACATTGGAGTCAGAACAGATAAAGCAATCAGCAAAAGAAGAAGCCAAGCAGTTGCGCGAATCCGCAAGAGAATTCAAATCAAAAGCCAGCATTACACTTGCAGCCGCCCAATCACAATCAGATTCCATCATTGATACAGCTCACCATAACGCAACCATCATTATTAATAATGCAAATGAAGAAGCCAAAAAAATTGCTGGTGATGCAATTGAAGCAAAAGCAAATGCTGATAGATATGAATCATTCCTTAAAGCGATTAAGAATCAAATAGATGGATATGGTGATGAATGGTTGATTCCTAACCGCAACCTACTTGATGAAATCGCTACACAATATGAATTTAAAGATGCAGGTGAACAGCTCTCACGAGCAAGAGATCTAACTAGAAGCCTTATCAGAACAGAGAAAGCTGCTGTTTGTGACTACGTAGAGCATCATCGCAAAACCACAGCGATTGCATTTGTATTAGATGCCTATAACGGCAAAGTCGACACCATTCTCACCAAAGTAAAACACAATAACTACGGCAAATTGCTACAAGAAATCAATGATGCATGGCGTTTAGTTAATCAACATGGCGTGGCCTTCCGTAATGCACGAATAACTGACACATACCATCAATCCCGTGTTAACGAATTAAAATGGGCTGTTGCTGTTAATGAAATTATTCTTGAAGAAAAAGAAGAGCAAAAGCAGATCAGAGAACAACTTCGAGAAGAAGAACGAGCACGCAAAGAATATGAAAAGGCAATAAAAGAAGCCGAAAAAGAAGAGAAAAAACTCAAAGAAATGATGGATAAAGTTCGAGCTGAACTGGGCCATGCAAACGAACAAGAACGCCTAAAACTTGAAAGTAAAATTGCTGATTTACAGCAAAAATATGATGAAGCAGAAGCAAAAAACCAGAGAGCCCTTTCTATGGCTCAACAGACCATAGCCGGTCATGTTTATGTAATTAGCAATATTGGTTCGTTTGGCGAAGATGTATTTAAAATCGGCATGACCCGACGCTTAGAACCAACTGAACGAGTATATGAACTGGGTGATGCCAGTGTTCCGTTTAGCTTTGATATTCATGCAATGATATTCAGTGAAGATGCCCCTGCCCTTGAAAATGAACTCCATAAACGATTCTCTGAAGCACAACTGAACCTGGTTAACCCTCGGAAAGAATTCTTTCGAGTTCCACTGAAAGACATCAAATCGGTTGTAACTGAAATGGGTATGGAAGCACATTGGACTATTAAAGCCGAAGCTGCTCAATATCGAGAGTCTTTAGCTATCAGAGAAGGCAAAGCTCATTTGGTATCGGTGGCATGA
- a CDS encoding EAL domain-containing protein has protein sequence MDKPSDYIEFSCRQCIENVDLGFDFTMAFQPIVHYSSKQIFGYEALVRGLQNESAFSIISRVNDDNRYRFDQLCRVKAIALAAKLNITTMVSINFLPNAVYRPERCIRTTLEAANTHNFPICQIMFEFTEVEKVKDNQHIKHIVEYYKNLGFKTAIDDFGSGYSGLNLLADFQTDIAKLDMDLIRNIDKAPVRQVIVKNCITMFRELNISPLAEGVETRDEMLFLHDLGIYLMQGYYFAKPGFESLPEVDFSLL, from the coding sequence ATGGATAAACCATCAGATTATATAGAATTCTCATGCAGACAATGCATCGAAAATGTTGATCTTGGCTTTGATTTTACAATGGCATTCCAGCCGATTGTTCACTATTCTTCCAAGCAAATTTTCGGGTATGAGGCCTTAGTTCGAGGTCTACAAAACGAGTCGGCTTTTTCTATCATTTCTCGCGTCAACGATGATAATCGGTACCGTTTTGATCAACTATGTCGAGTCAAAGCGATCGCTTTGGCTGCAAAGTTAAACATAACAACAATGGTGAGCATTAATTTTTTGCCTAATGCTGTATATCGCCCAGAACGTTGTATACGGACAACACTAGAAGCCGCTAACACGCATAACTTCCCTATTTGCCAAATTATGTTTGAGTTTACAGAGGTTGAGAAAGTGAAAGATAATCAACACATCAAGCATATCGTGGAATATTATAAAAATTTAGGCTTTAAAACCGCTATAGATGACTTTGGCTCTGGTTATTCGGGATTAAATCTTCTTGCGGATTTCCAAACTGATATAGCTAAACTCGATATGGACTTGATCCGTAACATTGATAAAGCCCCTGTGCGTCAAGTGATCGTAAAAAATTGCATTACTATGTTTCGTGAACTTAATATATCGCCGCTGGCTGAAGGCGTTGAAACTCGAGATGAGATGCTATTTTTGCACGATTTAGGGATCTATTTGATGCAAGGTTATTATTTTGCAAAACCAGGTTTTGAATCATTGCCTGAAGTCGATTTCAGCCTTTTATAA
- a CDS encoding tyrosine-type recombinase/integrase — translation MSVRNTHDGSKKPWLSEVYPEGRDGPRKRKKFATRGEALAWERTITEALPEDEAPAKDARRLSDLIELWYSLHGQSLKDGTSRKSKLLHVAEALGNPLALDFSVRDFSGYREKRLSGEINDKRAVRTENKGVSVTSVNRDHAYLRAVFNELIRLGEWTTPNPLDGLRAYKQAESELAFLYEAEIIRFLKTCAESSTPDLLPIVKLCLATGARWSEIEQLKQSQVSNGRITFTKTKSNKSRTVPVSADLLAELPKRRGRLFTDCYKAFTKAINEAGIQLPEGQHTHVLRHTFASHFMMNGGNILVLQKILGHSTITMTMRYAHFAPDHLEDAVRFNPIARLKNGGKVAAAVL, via the coding sequence ATGTCTGTAAGAAACACTCACGATGGTAGTAAGAAACCGTGGCTTTCTGAGGTTTACCCCGAAGGTCGTGATGGCCCACGTAAGCGTAAAAAATTTGCGACTCGTGGTGAAGCACTGGCATGGGAACGAACCATTACTGAAGCGTTACCCGAAGATGAAGCGCCAGCTAAAGACGCCCGCCGGTTATCTGATCTGATAGAGCTTTGGTATTCGCTGCACGGCCAAAGCTTGAAAGACGGTACATCGAGAAAATCGAAACTGCTGCATGTGGCTGAGGCGTTGGGTAACCCTTTAGCTCTCGACTTTTCTGTCAGAGATTTTTCCGGCTATCGGGAAAAGCGATTGTCTGGCGAGATAAATGATAAACGTGCCGTGCGAACAGAAAACAAAGGCGTATCTGTTACCTCAGTTAACCGTGACCATGCCTACCTTCGTGCTGTGTTTAATGAATTGATCAGGCTTGGTGAATGGACAACACCAAACCCGCTCGATGGTTTAAGAGCCTATAAACAGGCCGAATCTGAATTGGCTTTTTTATATGAGGCCGAAATCATCCGCTTTCTGAAAACCTGCGCAGAAAGCAGCACCCCTGACCTCCTCCCGATTGTAAAACTCTGCCTGGCCACTGGTGCGCGTTGGTCTGAGATTGAACAGCTGAAACAGTCGCAAGTCAGTAATGGCCGCATCACATTTACCAAAACGAAATCGAACAAGTCGAGAACAGTGCCGGTAAGTGCTGATTTATTGGCTGAGTTACCGAAAAGACGAGGAAGGCTTTTCACCGATTGCTATAAGGCATTTACCAAAGCAATCAATGAAGCAGGCATTCAATTACCAGAGGGGCAACACACGCATGTGTTACGCCACACGTTTGCCAGCCATTTCATGATGAACGGGGGAAACATTCTTGTTCTGCAGAAAATCCTTGGCCACAGCACTATTACCATGACAATGCGCTATGCCCATTTTGCACCTGATCACCTTGAAGATGCAGTCAGATTTAACCCTATCGCCCGTCTAAAAAATGGCGGCAAAGTGGCGGCAGCGGTGCTGTAA
- a CDS encoding transporter substrate-binding domain-containing protein, with protein MHILKSFFPCFFILLFSKTAWCQTTLQLVTLEYPPYILQTGDSAQGLTIDIVNEIFTRMNIPITYHFLPWTRSLHLLETKQVDALFTIKKTKEREATMLFPKEPLISQDYVFFVKKKSNVVFDGNYSSLANLRIGVVDKTSYGNKFDTAVANNVFKRLDSAPNYELTFKKLLGDRVDAVICSRLVGISMLNKLGGLDKVQISGPPSETTVSYLVFSRKPENTQLAENFDKIVNQMKVDGTINRILNKTKNN; from the coding sequence ATGCATATTCTGAAGTCGTTTTTTCCCTGTTTTTTCATTTTACTGTTCAGTAAAACGGCATGGTGTCAGACAACACTACAACTAGTAACATTAGAATATCCACCATACATCCTGCAAACAGGAGATTCAGCCCAAGGTTTAACAATTGATATTGTCAACGAAATATTTACAAGGATGAATATACCGATCACTTATCATTTTTTACCATGGACCAGATCACTACATCTACTAGAAACCAAGCAAGTTGATGCCTTGTTTACTATAAAAAAAACCAAAGAACGTGAAGCTACTATGCTCTTTCCAAAAGAGCCATTAATTAGTCAAGACTATGTGTTTTTTGTAAAGAAAAAATCAAATGTTGTTTTCGACGGCAATTATTCATCTTTAGCTAATTTACGAATTGGTGTTGTAGATAAAACTTCATATGGAAATAAATTTGATACTGCAGTCGCAAACAACGTATTTAAACGATTGGATAGTGCCCCAAATTATGAACTAACATTTAAGAAACTACTGGGAGATAGAGTAGATGCGGTTATTTGCAGTCGTTTAGTAGGCATTAGTATGCTTAATAAACTTGGTGGGCTTGATAAAGTACAGATTAGTGGTCCACCCAGCGAAACAACTGTTAGTTATTTAGTGTTTTCTCGAAAACCGGAAAACACTCAACTTGCAGAAAATTTTGATAAAATAGTCAATCAAATGAAGGTTGACGGCACTATTAACAGAATATTAAATAAGACCAAGAATAACTGA
- a CDS encoding replication endonuclease has protein sequence MIELAELQIMLAGHDVSAYFIGAPGRADLKWSLKVIDGLPDSIIPDMYRQYLNRRKAGQTHNAKAANSWLRERAGWFKALLRSFPVPIHHLRNEEHRAMVATDWANQTAQLLNTATNGHTEPQESDYLFELVSGPAGQWGFIPSMPDFRSEESKHRWIAGVLVRMIDAAWWTRKINRAWDRYTEHAAILMGKVRRGVSAYLSFKNLNIYRQRKSAAKKWMQQMLVVNPDHGLEITLEEVVKSSVSNHENRRHELMVRMRGFEDMAAELGYIGLFVTWTAPSKFHSWKQAANGKVVENKKYNGSTPQQTQKYLSRLWSNCRSTLARNGIGIFGFRVVEPHHDGTPHWHMLVFVHPDQLCDAISHMQWYALTDDKAELVRTKNQFKKFCPAFTDITPRFDWKVMGPKEGGATGYIAKYIAKNLDGHAVGDDWEAETSAEEGAVAAGAWACWHGIRQFQQIGGPNVSVWRELRRLKDPAGPSRDQVLESLRRIADGSNWRGYVDLMGGPVLPRADRPVKLMNIIKDAANKYGEDIQKIMGVFGRFEKRQSRLEGWEVTRFGLDARERNGSAARKGSASIGRAEGAAPWSSDNNCTGLGGNSADQLLNEHLQLLGLDNWAKDRLLAQCILKQDDRFIWFKDGELHVSTKHPTYDTQSDQLDWEIDKELKAGHTDLIARIRREMWNVIETGADIDEWLQQHAALEQDIALKQLTDIVDQLEQE, from the coding sequence TTGATCGAACTGGCCGAACTGCAAATCATGTTGGCCGGCCACGATGTGTCGGCCTATTTTATCGGCGCTCCGGGCCGTGCCGATCTGAAATGGTCGCTTAAAGTAATCGACGGGTTACCAGATAGCATCATTCCAGATATGTATCGCCAATATCTGAACCGCAGAAAGGCGGGGCAGACTCATAACGCAAAAGCGGCTAACTCATGGTTACGCGAACGGGCGGGGTGGTTCAAAGCCTTGCTGCGTTCTTTTCCTGTTCCCATTCATCACCTTCGTAATGAAGAACACCGCGCCATGGTTGCTACCGATTGGGCAAACCAAACTGCGCAATTACTTAATACCGCAACCAACGGGCACACCGAGCCGCAAGAATCTGACTACCTGTTTGAATTGGTAAGCGGGCCTGCGGGTCAGTGGGGCTTTATTCCATCAATGCCAGATTTTAGATCTGAAGAGTCAAAGCACAGATGGATTGCCGGTGTGCTCGTTCGCATGATTGATGCTGCATGGTGGACTCGGAAAATTAACCGGGCATGGGACCGCTACACCGAACATGCCGCCATTCTTATGGGCAAAGTTCGTCGTGGTGTTTCGGCCTATCTGAGTTTTAAAAACCTCAATATCTACCGTCAACGCAAATCTGCGGCCAAGAAATGGATGCAGCAAATGTTGGTGGTGAATCCTGATCATGGCTTAGAGATAACGCTGGAAGAGGTGGTTAAATCATCTGTTTCTAACCATGAAAATCGTCGCCATGAACTGATGGTCAGAATGCGCGGCTTTGAAGATATGGCCGCAGAGCTTGGATATATCGGGCTGTTCGTCACATGGACTGCGCCAAGTAAATTTCACTCATGGAAACAAGCTGCAAACGGCAAGGTAGTAGAAAACAAAAAATATAACGGTAGTACGCCACAGCAAACACAGAAATATCTGAGTCGATTGTGGAGCAATTGCCGGTCAACATTAGCCAGAAATGGCATCGGTATTTTTGGTTTTCGCGTAGTTGAGCCACACCACGATGGTACACCGCACTGGCACATGCTGGTTTTTGTTCATCCTGATCAGCTTTGTGACGCTATCAGCCATATGCAGTGGTATGCATTAACCGACGACAAAGCAGAGCTGGTTCGCACTAAAAACCAATTCAAAAAATTCTGCCCGGCATTTACCGACATAACACCACGCTTTGACTGGAAGGTGATGGGCCCGAAAGAGGGTGGCGCTACCGGTTATATCGCTAAATACATCGCAAAAAATCTTGATGGCCATGCCGTAGGTGACGACTGGGAGGCAGAAACATCTGCCGAGGAAGGTGCTGTTGCCGCTGGTGCATGGGCTTGCTGGCATGGGATCAGACAGTTTCAACAAATTGGCGGCCCAAATGTTTCGGTCTGGCGTGAACTACGCAGATTGAAAGACCCCGCAGGGCCAAGCCGTGATCAAGTGCTTGAATCGCTTCGGCGCATTGCAGATGGGTCTAACTGGCGTGGTTATGTAGACCTGATGGGCGGGCCTGTTTTGCCGCGTGCTGATCGCCCGGTAAAACTGATGAACATCATCAAAGATGCTGCCAATAAATACGGTGAAGACATTCAGAAAATCATGGGGGTCTTCGGCCGATTTGAAAAAAGACAAAGCCGTTTAGAAGGTTGGGAAGTAACTCGCTTTGGTTTAGACGCCAGAGAGCGGAACGGCTCTGCTGCCCGTAAGGGCAGTGCTTCTATCGGACGAGCCGAAGGCGCGGCCCCTTGGAGCTCTGACAATAACTGTACGGGCCTTGGTGGCAACAGCGCGGATCAGTTGTTGAATGAGCATCTTCAGTTATTAGGTTTAGATAATTGGGCAAAAGATAGGCTATTAGCCCAGTGCATTCTTAAACAAGACGACCGATTCATCTGGTTTAAAGACGGTGAATTGCACGTGAGCACTAAACATCCGACCTATGACACGCAATCTGACCAACTAGATTGGGAAATCGACAAAGAATTGAAGGCAGGACATACCGATCTGATAGCCAGAATCAGGCGCGAAATGTGGAATGTCATTGAAACCGGTGCAGATATCGATGAGTGGTTACAGCAGCATGCCGCTTTGGAGCAGGACATTGCACTTAAGCAATTAACCGACATTGTTGATCAGCTGGAACAGGAGTGA
- a CDS encoding DUF2845 domain-containing protein, producing the protein MRKTGLLLVGVLLSTSVLAEGSMRCGSSIISVGDMKTEMLMKCGTPMSTDVKTTLIKNENGTQSVVQTGEIFTMDMGKDKFVALVTIENGIITHIEDGPRHE; encoded by the coding sequence ATGAGAAAGACTGGGTTATTACTGGTTGGAGTGTTGCTTTCAACGTCTGTGCTGGCAGAAGGCTCAATGAGGTGTGGAAGTTCCATCATTTCAGTAGGCGATATGAAAACTGAAATGCTGATGAAATGCGGAACTCCAATGAGTACAGATGTAAAAACGACACTGATTAAAAATGAAAATGGTACACAGTCTGTTGTTCAAACGGGTGAAATATTCACTATGGATATGGGCAAAGACAAATTTGTGGCATTGGTAACCATAGAAAACGGGATCATCACTCATATTGAAGATGGTCCACGTCATGAGTAA
- a CDS encoding S24 family peptidase, with protein sequence MSNKNARYSFDSAQFIERLKLIIGDTPVRRFSRTVGISDTLIRNYLSGSMPSVEKAADIANGADVDFSWLCFGIGDAPDFISSKNLDLSRNQSAASEPATPDNSFTLIDSYAIYASAGHGSEIGHELQTEPMSFRTDWLRKEGFSPERLAVIRAKGDSMEPTISDNDVILVLLANGDAPRDGLHVIRLDGGLFVKRLQFDPLGAVHVKSDNPAYSSTLISKDERSQLHVVGRVVWAGKKF encoded by the coding sequence ATGTCAAACAAAAATGCACGCTATAGTTTTGATTCTGCACAGTTCATAGAACGATTAAAGCTAATTATTGGTGATACACCTGTAAGACGTTTTTCTCGTACTGTCGGCATTAGTGACACCTTAATTCGCAACTATCTTTCAGGTTCCATGCCTTCTGTTGAGAAAGCTGCTGACATTGCTAATGGCGCAGATGTTGATTTTTCATGGCTTTGCTTTGGAATTGGCGATGCACCAGACTTTATATCCTCAAAAAATCTCGATTTGTCTCGGAATCAGAGCGCCGCTTCTGAACCTGCAACGCCTGACAACTCATTCACCCTAATCGACTCTTACGCGATCTATGCATCAGCAGGTCACGGCTCAGAAATTGGTCACGAATTACAAACAGAGCCAATGTCATTCCGCACCGACTGGCTGAGAAAAGAAGGTTTTTCACCTGAACGGTTAGCTGTTATCCGCGCTAAAGGCGATTCGATGGAACCAACCATCAGCGACAATGATGTGATTTTGGTTTTACTGGCTAACGGCGACGCACCACGCGATGGCTTGCACGTTATACGACTAGACGGCGGCCTATTCGTAAAACGACTGCAGTTCGACCCACTCGGCGCAGTGCATGTGAAATCAGATAACCCTGCATATAGCAGCACACTGATTAGCAAAGATGAACGCAGCCAATTGCATGTCGTTGGCCGCGTGGTTTGGGCAGGGAAAAAATTCTAA
- a CDS encoding ogr/Delta-like zinc finger family protein — MRIRCPHCGSLARSRTSRSLSQLVTEGYMDCSNVECGHRFKFLIEIVGSIVPSDTPNPTISLPLLKRKSVNQEG; from the coding sequence ATGAGGATCCGTTGTCCGCATTGCGGAAGTTTGGCTCGGTCACGTACATCGCGTTCACTGTCTCAGTTAGTTACTGAGGGCTACATGGATTGTTCAAATGTGGAGTGTGGCCACCGGTTTAAATTCCTGATCGAGATAGTCGGTAGCATTGTGCCGTCAGACACGCCGAACCCAACTATTTCTCTGCCGCTCCTGAAACGAAAATCAGTGAATCAAGAGGGCTAG
- a CDS encoding phage regulatory CII family protein encodes MMNQRKGIAMFTDTKCKQSSAFHSACERFSAKYVLSEVARSAGIGEQMLRNKLNPEQPHQLTVVDMISLYHATGDETLIDGALMCCGLTAVALPKTDEEARLIERAIELNAVVGGIGSQALQIQKAGRVTKTQKNMLVEAATVAMGNLAIFVNEVELKFQTVPGLSSAVDVARVVTGL; translated from the coding sequence ATGATGAACCAACGGAAGGGGATCGCCATGTTTACAGATACAAAGTGCAAACAATCCAGCGCGTTTCATTCTGCGTGCGAACGATTTTCCGCAAAGTATGTCTTGTCTGAGGTGGCACGTAGCGCCGGAATCGGAGAGCAAATGCTGCGTAACAAGCTCAACCCCGAACAACCACACCAACTGACTGTGGTCGACATGATCAGCCTTTATCACGCAACTGGTGATGAAACGCTCATTGATGGCGCGTTGATGTGCTGCGGGTTAACGGCGGTTGCGCTGCCTAAAACCGATGAAGAAGCCCGATTGATTGAACGTGCTATTGAGCTGAATGCCGTAGTTGGCGGCATTGGTTCGCAGGCGTTGCAGATCCAGAAAGCGGGCAGAGTGACAAAAACACAGAAAAACATGCTGGTTGAGGCTGCCACGGTTGCGATGGGGAATCTTGCGATTTTCGTCAACGAGGTCGAGCTGAAATTTCAAACTGTGCCGGGGCTTAGCAGTGCCGTTGATGTAGCACGAGTGGTAACCGGACTTTAA